From the Flavobacterium galactosidilyticum genome, one window contains:
- a CDS encoding shikimate kinase, with the protein MRKIILLGYMGCGKSTIAVKLAKTLKIPFVDLDEKIEEKENLSINTIFETRGEISFRKREHEVFVELLNSPDQLIIGLGGGTPCYANNHELLKGDNVCSIYLKASIDTLFERLSVNKSKRPLIAQKNDAEMKEFIATHLFERSFYYNQAQHKVTVDNKTVDAVVLDIMSVLA; encoded by the coding sequence ATGAGGAAAATTATATTATTAGGTTATATGGGTTGTGGAAAGTCGACCATTGCTGTAAAATTAGCAAAAACTTTAAAAATACCCTTTGTGGATTTAGATGAAAAGATTGAAGAAAAAGAAAATTTGTCCATAAATACGATTTTTGAAACGCGTGGAGAAATTTCCTTTAGAAAACGAGAACATGAAGTTTTTGTTGAATTATTAAATTCACCAGACCAATTGATAATAGGTTTAGGAGGAGGGACTCCGTGTTATGCTAATAATCATGAATTGTTAAAAGGCGATAACGTATGTTCTATATACTTAAAAGCGTCAATTGACACTTTGTTTGAAAGGTTGTCTGTAAATAAAAGTAAGAGGCCTCTAATTGCTCAAAAAAATGATGCCGAAATGAAGGAGTTTATTGCTACACACCTTTTCGAAAGGAGTTTTTACTACAATCAAGCACAACATAAAGTGACGGTAGATAATAAAACAGTAGATGCTGTCGTGCTTGATATAATGAGTGTATTAGCTTAA
- a CDS encoding DUF4252 domain-containing protein, which translates to MKAIHGIAIIMILFLSSCNSEPTLQKYFVENTENKNFIALDVSPEILNLDKTKLSVAQMDALNSFDKMNVLAFKLTDKNKAEFEAECAKIDLILKDKKYQQLMKFGSGKEVASISFMGSDDHIEEFVLYANKKENGFAVVRILGKDMNPTNIMTMISVLQQSNVDLEQLKPLQQLMK; encoded by the coding sequence ATGAAAGCGATCCATGGAATTGCCATAATAATGATTTTGTTTTTATCCAGTTGCAACTCAGAGCCAACTTTGCAAAAGTATTTTGTAGAAAATACCGAAAACAAAAATTTTATTGCGCTTGACGTTTCACCCGAGATTTTGAACCTTGATAAAACAAAATTATCTGTTGCTCAAATGGATGCTTTGAACTCATTTGATAAAATGAATGTGTTGGCTTTCAAGTTGACTGATAAGAATAAAGCAGAATTTGAAGCCGAGTGTGCTAAAATTGATTTGATTTTAAAGGATAAAAAGTACCAACAGTTAATGAAGTTTGGCTCAGGGAAAGAGGTGGCTTCAATAAGCTTTATGGGCTCAGACGACCATATTGAGGAATTTGTTTTGTATGCCAATAAAAAAGAAAATGGTTTTGCTGTAGTTCGTATTTTAGGGAAGGATATGAATCCAACAAACATTATGACAATGATTAGTGTTTTACAACAGTCAAATGTTGATTTAGAACAACTGAAACCTTTGCAGCAATTAATGAAATAA
- a CDS encoding DUF4252 domain-containing protein, whose amino-acid sequence MKSINLNSCSCLKAKAKKEQANVSLAKKLLVTLVFVLASSTIFAQTAFDKFDGQDGVTSIIVNKKMFDLMSKVKVDASDRETQQYLSLIKKLDNLKVFTTKSTRVEGEMKAVADKYIKTAGLEELMRVNENGRNVKILVKSGATDSQIRELLMFIEGAKNDDTVLMSLTGNFDLNEISILTDKMRIPGGDDLKKATKGKK is encoded by the coding sequence ATGAAATCAATCAATCTAAATTCATGTTCTTGCTTAAAAGCAAAAGCAAAAAAAGAGCAAGCAAATGTCAGTTTGGCTAAAAAGTTATTAGTGACTCTAGTTTTTGTATTAGCGTCGAGTACAATTTTTGCACAAACGGCTTTTGACAAATTCGATGGTCAAGATGGTGTAACTTCAATTATTGTCAATAAAAAAATGTTTGACCTAATGAGTAAAGTGAAAGTCGATGCCTCAGATCGAGAAACGCAGCAGTACCTGAGCTTGATTAAAAAACTGGATAATCTAAAAGTTTTTACAACTAAAAGTACTAGGGTAGAAGGGGAGATGAAAGCAGTTGCTGATAAATATATAAAGACAGCAGGTTTAGAAGAGCTGATGCGCGTAAATGAAAACGGTAGAAATGTGAAAATTCTAGTAAAGTCGGGAGCAACAGATTCTCAAATTAGAGAGCTTTTGATGTTTATCGAAGGAGCGAAAAATGATGATACTGTTCTAATGTCATTGACCGGTAATTTTGATTTGAATGAGATTTCGATTCTTACAGATAAAATGAGAATTCCTGGCGGTGATGACTTGAAGAAAGCAACCAAAGGTAAAAAATAG
- a CDS encoding RNA polymerase sigma factor yields the protein MDQNEFMLLTAPSKDKIFRLAKRLLVSIEEAQDATQEVLVKLWNKKGDLQDYNNVEALAMTMTKNYCLDQLKSKRASNVKISDKEFLRSEAPLDKNVEDNDSLAWVEKSINKLPEQQRIIIQLRDIEQYEFDEIAEILDISEGTIRVSLSRARKTIREEMMKIHSYGVK from the coding sequence ATGGATCAAAATGAGTTTATGTTGCTAACTGCGCCAAGTAAGGATAAAATATTCCGGTTGGCCAAGCGACTGCTTGTAAGCATTGAAGAAGCACAAGATGCTACACAAGAAGTTTTGGTGAAATTATGGAACAAAAAGGGTGATTTACAGGATTATAATAATGTTGAAGCATTAGCGATGACAATGACTAAAAATTATTGCTTAGACCAATTGAAATCTAAAAGAGCTTCAAATGTGAAAATTAGTGACAAGGAGTTTCTGCGTTCTGAAGCTCCATTAGATAAAAACGTAGAGGATAATGATAGTTTGGCGTGGGTTGAAAAAAGCATTAATAAACTCCCAGAACAACAACGGATAATTATTCAGCTTAGAGATATTGAGCAATATGAGTTTGACGAAATAGCAGAAATACTAGACATAAGCGAGGGTACTATAAGGGTATCTCTTTCAAGAGCACGAAAAACGATACGGGAAGAAATGATGAAAATACACAGTTATGGAGTTAAATAA
- a CDS encoding S41 family peptidase produces the protein MKKTVQFTLLLFIAVFIFQSCQDNDDVAPSANLEVQDFIWKGLNQYYLWQPDVPNLGDDRFANQNALNSFLSGYSKPETLFDALRVNESIDRFSWIVDNYLELEGQLQGTSKNNGVEFGLSYMPGSTTEIFGYVKYIIANSDAATKNIKRGDFFTAVNGTKITLNNYNSLLFGADENYTLNLADYNGTTIVGNGKSVSLTKTVLTENPILVNKVLITPGSHKIGYLMYNAFYADFDTKLNDAFGELKSAEITDLVLDLRYNSGGSILSATRLASMITGQFTGKVFAKQQWNPKIQAFFEKEAPNSLNNYFTDKISTTPINSLSMTKVYILTANGTASASELVINGLKPHISVVQIGDVTVGKNVGSVTVYDSPDFTDEKRNPNHKYAMQPIVLKIVNSVGFGDYFNGLQPTFLAKETLSTLGVLGDTAEPLLRTAIEKITGTARMTKQTPGKEFQFFKDSKSMSRFKNEMYIDKAPEGLLKALEQQ, from the coding sequence ATGAAAAAAACAGTTCAATTTACACTTTTATTATTTATCGCAGTTTTCATTTTTCAAAGTTGTCAAGATAACGATGATGTAGCCCCTTCAGCCAATTTAGAAGTTCAAGACTTTATATGGAAAGGGCTAAATCAGTACTACTTATGGCAGCCAGATGTTCCAAACTTAGGTGATGATCGTTTTGCAAATCAAAATGCCTTAAACTCTTTTCTTAGCGGTTATTCAAAGCCTGAAACTCTTTTTGATGCTTTAAGAGTTAATGAATCCATTGATAGATTCAGTTGGATTGTTGATAATTATTTAGAATTAGAAGGACAACTGCAAGGAACTAGTAAAAATAACGGAGTTGAATTTGGCTTAAGTTATATGCCTGGAAGCACTACTGAAATATTTGGTTATGTGAAATACATAATTGCAAATTCAGATGCCGCAACTAAGAATATTAAACGCGGCGATTTCTTTACTGCTGTAAATGGGACGAAAATAACGTTAAATAATTATAACTCACTACTCTTTGGTGCAGATGAAAATTACACATTAAATCTTGCTGATTATAATGGAACTACTATTGTAGGAAATGGCAAATCAGTTTCGTTGACAAAGACGGTCCTAACTGAAAATCCAATTTTAGTGAACAAAGTACTTATTACTCCTGGATCTCACAAAATTGGCTATTTGATGTATAACGCTTTTTATGCAGATTTTGACACTAAATTAAATGATGCTTTTGGTGAATTAAAATCAGCAGAAATTACAGATTTAGTGTTAGATTTGAGATACAATAGTGGAGGTTCTATATTGTCTGCAACTCGATTAGCAAGTATGATTACAGGTCAATTTACTGGGAAAGTATTTGCAAAACAGCAATGGAACCCAAAAATTCAAGCTTTTTTCGAAAAGGAAGCCCCAAATAGTTTAAACAACTATTTTACGGATAAGATTAGTACTACACCTATCAACAGTCTAAGCATGACTAAAGTTTACATTTTGACTGCTAACGGAACGGCATCAGCAAGCGAACTAGTCATTAATGGTTTGAAACCACATATCAGCGTAGTACAAATTGGCGATGTAACAGTGGGTAAAAATGTAGGTTCAGTAACAGTATATGATTCTCCTGATTTTACGGATGAAAAGAGAAATCCAAACCATAAATATGCAATGCAACCTATTGTTTTGAAAATTGTTAATTCCGTAGGTTTTGGTGATTATTTCAATGGGCTACAACCTACTTTTTTAGCAAAAGAAACTTTAAGTACTTTGGGCGTTCTTGGCGATACGGCAGAACCATTATTAAGAACTGCAATAGAGAAAATAACTGGAACGGCTAGAATGACGAAACAAACTCCTGGAAAAGAATTCCAATTTTTCAAAGATTCTAAATCAATGAGTAGATTTAAAAATGAAATGTACATCGACAAAGCACCTGAAGGTCTTTTGAAAGCATTGGAACAGCAATAA
- a CDS encoding YncE family protein: MKFKNVFLGIFASALLLASCSNDDTIDTNVPLGNYDKGVLVLNEGNFGKPNASVTYISNDFNVLTQNIFGIENNDKKLGDVAQSLSFYDDKAFIVLNASNVVEVVNRYTFKSLGTITENLKNPRYSVVLNGKLYVTNSISKAVTVYDAKTFAYLQTIAIGKTSEKIITANGKLYVMNGAFGGGNTITVVNPQSNNAMSVITVDNGVNSIEEKNGFVYALCGNSDRSKLFKINTTTDTATSIESSTLKKALNMDIDGDKIYYTKGTGVYAMALNATTFSETPLFSVSDNSWSTFYGFNVIDGKIYSADANGFTAAGIVKIFSATGTELKTVSVGMGPNSFYSNN, encoded by the coding sequence ATGAAATTTAAAAATGTTTTTCTTGGAATTTTTGCAAGTGCTTTATTGCTTGCTTCTTGTAGTAATGATGACACAATTGATACTAATGTTCCTTTAGGGAATTACGATAAAGGAGTTCTTGTTTTGAATGAAGGGAATTTTGGTAAACCAAATGCTTCTGTAACTTATATTTCGAATGATTTCAATGTGCTGACTCAGAATATTTTTGGCATTGAAAATAACGATAAAAAATTAGGAGATGTAGCGCAATCATTAAGTTTTTATGATGATAAAGCATTTATTGTTTTGAATGCATCAAATGTTGTAGAAGTAGTGAATAGATACACTTTTAAAAGTTTAGGCACAATAACCGAAAACCTTAAAAACCCTCGCTATAGTGTTGTTTTAAATGGGAAATTGTATGTTACTAATTCAATCTCTAAAGCAGTAACGGTGTATGATGCTAAAACGTTTGCTTATTTGCAGACTATAGCAATTGGTAAAACTTCAGAAAAAATAATTACTGCAAATGGTAAATTATATGTTATGAATGGCGCTTTTGGTGGTGGTAATACAATAACGGTTGTCAATCCACAAAGTAATAATGCAATGAGTGTAATTACTGTTGATAATGGCGTGAATTCTATCGAAGAGAAAAACGGATTTGTTTATGCTTTATGTGGAAATTCTGATAGAAGCAAATTATTCAAAATCAATACTACCACTGATACAGCAACTTCAATTGAATCTAGTACGTTAAAGAAAGCTTTGAATATGGATATTGATGGAGATAAAATTTATTATACTAAAGGAACAGGTGTGTATGCAATGGCTTTGAATGCAACGACTTTTAGCGAAACGCCATTGTTCTCTGTTAGTGATAACAGTTGGTCTACTTTTTATGGTTTTAATGTTATTGACGGAAAAATCTATTCAGCTGATGCAAATGGGTTTACAGCGGCAGGTATTGTCAAAATATTTTCAGCAACTGGTACTGAATTGAAAACGGTATCTGTAGGTATGGGACCCAATAGTTTCTACTCTAATAACTAA
- a CDS encoding TonB-dependent receptor plug domain-containing protein: MTTKYFRLFSIFLLSQMLLAQSKPAIPLNEVIVSDSQLKNFSSSQSVLKLTDSIISKNQSSLTSLLNYNTVIYFKENGLGMVSSPSFRGTTAQQTAVVWNGININSQLLGQTDFNTISTRGYNSIDVKAGGGSVVYGSGAIGGTIHLNNDLKFANTFKNNLEIFYGDFNTLSAVYGITAATNKWSTNASFTRNSSNNDFKFIGEEGKNTNGQYYNNNLSTAIGYKLNATNSIKFYSEIYDGERHFSLTSPYAVKTKYQDFNTRNLLAWTSSVGRSVSNLKLAYITEHYNYFEDIETEGYTSGGVKSFIAKYDFVYELAPKISLNTILDYNKSNGVGSVVSNESRQIGGISVLLKQSLTEKWNYELSARKEISDVYKSPVLFSAGSTFDFSKFYQLKFNISRNYRTPTFNDLYWEGSGNPDLKPENSYQAEVGNQFRYKDFKLTATAYASKISDMIRWLPNNSGNWSPINTDNVSIYGAEVLLGWKTNFNDHSLDFNGTYSYTVSLDDKNDKQLFYVPYHKLTASTSYSYKRFNSYYQLMFVGEVFTTSDNDPKNILSDYNISNFGMDYNFSKKNVCKLGFKIANLWNEKYESLPSRLMPARNLTLYLTLNY; this comes from the coding sequence ATGACAACTAAATATTTTCGATTATTTTCAATTTTTTTATTGAGTCAAATGCTTTTGGCTCAAAGCAAACCTGCAATACCTTTAAACGAAGTTATTGTATCGGACAGTCAGCTCAAAAACTTCTCGAGCTCACAGTCAGTTTTGAAATTGACTGATTCCATTATCAGTAAAAATCAGTCTTCATTGACTTCTCTTTTAAATTATAATACTGTTATTTATTTTAAAGAAAATGGTTTGGGAATGGTTTCTTCACCTTCTTTTCGTGGGACAACGGCACAACAAACGGCAGTAGTTTGGAACGGAATTAATATCAATTCCCAATTATTAGGTCAAACGGATTTTAATACAATTTCTACCAGAGGCTATAATTCGATTGATGTGAAAGCGGGTGGCGGAAGTGTCGTATACGGAAGTGGTGCTATAGGTGGAACGATTCATTTAAATAACGATTTAAAGTTTGCCAATACTTTCAAAAACAATTTAGAAATCTTTTACGGTGATTTTAATACGCTAAGTGCCGTTTATGGGATTACGGCTGCCACAAATAAATGGAGTACCAATGCTAGTTTTACACGAAATAGTTCTAATAATGATTTTAAATTCATAGGAGAAGAAGGTAAAAATACGAATGGGCAGTACTATAATAATAATTTGAGTACCGCTATTGGTTACAAATTAAATGCTACTAATAGTATTAAGTTTTACAGTGAGATTTATGATGGAGAACGCCATTTTTCATTGACGTCACCTTATGCTGTTAAAACAAAATATCAAGATTTTAATACTCGAAATTTATTAGCCTGGACCAGTTCTGTTGGGAGATCAGTTTCTAATTTAAAACTGGCCTACATTACGGAGCATTACAATTATTTTGAAGATATAGAAACAGAAGGTTATACTTCTGGTGGTGTCAAAAGCTTTATTGCAAAATATGATTTTGTCTATGAATTAGCGCCAAAAATAAGTCTCAATACTATATTAGATTACAATAAAAGTAACGGTGTTGGATCAGTTGTAAGTAATGAAAGTAGACAAATAGGAGGAATAAGTGTATTATTGAAACAAAGTCTTACTGAGAAATGGAACTACGAACTTAGCGCTCGCAAAGAGATCTCGGATGTGTATAAAAGCCCAGTTCTTTTTTCGGCAGGATCTACTTTTGACTTCTCCAAGTTCTATCAGTTGAAGTTTAATATTTCTCGAAATTATAGAACACCCACTTTTAATGATTTATATTGGGAAGGTAGCGGAAACCCTGATTTGAAGCCAGAAAACTCCTATCAGGCAGAAGTGGGAAATCAATTTAGATACAAAGATTTTAAATTAACAGCCACGGCCTACGCTTCTAAAATTAGTGATATGATTCGTTGGTTGCCTAACAACAGCGGTAATTGGTCACCTATTAATACAGATAATGTTTCTATATATGGTGCTGAAGTTTTGTTGGGATGGAAGACCAATTTTAACGATCATTCTCTTGATTTTAATGGAACTTATTCATATACCGTTTCTTTGGATGATAAAAATGACAAACAGCTTTTTTATGTTCCTTATCATAAACTAACAGCTTCAACTTCTTATTCATATAAGCGCTTTAATTCATACTATCAATTGATGTTTGTAGGTGAAGTTTTTACAACTTCAGATAATGATCCAAAAAATATTTTAAGTGATTATAACATTTCCAATTTTGGAATGGATTATAATTTCAGCAAAAAAAACGTTTGTAAACTAGGTTTTAAAATAGCTAATCTTTGGAACGAAAAATATGAATCTTTGCCTAGTCGCTTGATGCCAGCAAGGAATTTAACTCTTTATTTAACCCTTAATTATTAA
- a CDS encoding ABC transporter substrate-binding protein → MKVVKNTVFLFLILSLFVQCKKENQHEIKSNIKNEISYAKGLEIYKYKDFSVVKITKPWPGAKENFTYVLKEKNGIIPDSLKRFTIIPIPLKSIVVTSTTHIPALEMLGIENTLVGFPNTDYISSEKTRKLIDAGKVREVGTNETLNTEVLIDMAPDLIVSFSLNNNNPTIDNLQKSGLKVIYNGDWTEQSPLGKAEWIKFFGALYGLDAKANTIFSEIEKEYTTTLALAKKAIAKPTVLCGAMYQDQWYVPQGESWASLFMKDAQSNYLWADSKGTGSLSLPFETVLDKAKNADYWISPGDFSSLKEMNDSNPHYKEFTAFKNKKVYSYSINKGAKGGILYFELSPTRPDWVLKDFIKIFHPELLPNHKLFFFQKLE, encoded by the coding sequence ATGAAAGTAGTTAAAAACACAGTATTCCTTTTTTTGATTTTATCACTTTTTGTTCAATGCAAAAAAGAAAATCAGCATGAAATTAAATCCAATATAAAGAACGAAATTTCATACGCAAAAGGTCTCGAAATTTATAAATACAAAGACTTTTCTGTGGTTAAAATCACCAAACCTTGGCCTGGAGCCAAAGAAAATTTTACCTACGTTTTAAAAGAAAAAAACGGAATTATTCCAGACAGTCTAAAACGGTTTACCATTATTCCAATTCCTTTAAAATCAATAGTAGTAACCTCAACAACACACATTCCAGCACTTGAAATGTTAGGTATTGAAAATACACTTGTTGGTTTCCCAAATACCGATTATATTTCGTCAGAGAAAACCAGAAAATTAATAGATGCAGGGAAAGTTAGAGAAGTAGGAACAAATGAAACTTTAAACACCGAAGTTCTTATCGATATGGCGCCTGATTTAATCGTTAGTTTTAGTTTAAACAACAATAATCCAACTATCGATAATTTACAAAAAAGTGGTTTAAAGGTCATTTATAATGGCGATTGGACCGAACAATCTCCTCTTGGAAAAGCAGAATGGATTAAGTTTTTTGGTGCTTTGTATGGATTAGATGCTAAAGCAAATACTATTTTTTCTGAAATCGAAAAAGAATATACGACCACTTTGGCATTAGCCAAAAAAGCAATTGCGAAACCCACAGTGCTGTGCGGAGCAATGTATCAAGATCAATGGTATGTACCTCAAGGCGAAAGTTGGGCTTCATTATTTATGAAAGATGCGCAATCTAATTATTTATGGGCAGACAGCAAAGGAACCGGTAGCTTGAGTTTGCCATTTGAAACTGTACTAGATAAAGCGAAAAATGCAGATTATTGGATTTCTCCTGGTGATTTTTCCTCCTTGAAAGAAATGAACGATAGTAATCCGCATTACAAGGAATTTACTGCATTCAAAAATAAAAAAGTATATTCGTATAGTATAAATAAAGGAGCTAAAGGGGGGATTTTATATTTTGAGTTATCACCTACTCGACCGGATTGGGTGCTGAAAGATTTTATAAAAATTTTTCATCCAGAATTGCTACCAAACCACAAACTTTTTTTCTTTCAGAAATTAGAATAA
- a CDS encoding iron ABC transporter permease — translation MNNTNRNIVLFLLLTIGVIFLFLINISLGSVSIPLKEVFKSLTGGNISKETWHYIIINYRLPKAIAAILVGMGLSISGLLMQTLFRNPLAGPYVLGLSSGASLGVAIVLLGAALMPSFVATFLVSSYGIVLASSLGSFAVLLAVLAVSHRLRDTMAILIVGLMFGSLTSAIVGTLTYFSTAEQLQKFTFWSLGNLGNLSWTSIFILSNCVLIGLVLSLISVKPLNSLLLGENYAKSLGLNYKKSRLVIIFATSILAGSITAFAGPIAFIGLAVPHIAKLVFQTSNHTILFWSTILFGALIMLICDSISQLPGSDITLPINAVTSIFGAPIVIWLLIRKRKMMN, via the coding sequence TTGAACAATACAAACCGAAACATCGTTCTTTTTCTACTCCTAACCATCGGAGTGATTTTCTTATTCTTGATTAACATCAGTTTAGGGTCTGTTTCCATACCTTTAAAAGAAGTATTCAAGAGTCTTACTGGAGGAAATATAAGCAAAGAAACTTGGCACTATATCATCATTAATTACCGTTTACCAAAAGCTATTGCAGCTATTCTGGTAGGAATGGGTTTATCCATAAGTGGATTATTAATGCAAACTTTGTTTAGAAATCCTTTAGCAGGTCCTTATGTTTTAGGATTAAGTTCAGGTGCTAGTTTAGGCGTTGCTATTGTACTATTAGGTGCTGCACTGATGCCATCATTTGTAGCAACATTTTTAGTATCCTCTTACGGAATTGTTTTGGCTTCCAGCCTAGGAAGTTTTGCTGTTTTGCTGGCAGTTTTAGCCGTTTCACATCGCTTGCGTGATACTATGGCGATCTTAATTGTAGGATTGATGTTTGGCAGTTTAACGAGTGCTATTGTTGGAACATTAACGTATTTCAGTACTGCTGAACAACTGCAAAAATTCACTTTTTGGTCTTTAGGAAATCTAGGAAATTTATCTTGGACTTCCATTTTTATTTTGTCCAATTGTGTTTTAATTGGTTTAGTACTCAGTCTTATTAGTGTAAAACCGCTAAACTCTTTACTTCTAGGTGAAAATTACGCAAAAAGCTTAGGATTAAATTATAAAAAGTCAAGACTAGTTATCATATTTGCTACCAGTATTCTGGCGGGAAGTATTACTGCTTTTGCGGGTCCAATTGCTTTTATAGGATTAGCGGTTCCACACATTGCAAAACTAGTTTTTCAAACCAGCAATCACACTATTTTATTTTGGAGTACCATTCTTTTTGGTGCCTTAATAATGCTGATTTGCGACAGTATTTCACAATTACCTGGCAGTGATATTACACTACCGATCAATGCTGTCACCTCTATTTTTGGTGCGCCTATTGTAATTTGGTTATTAATTAGAAAACGTAAAATGATGAACTAA
- a CDS encoding ABC transporter ATP-binding protein, which produces MENKIILQASKISIGYSHKKEKTIIASNIDLSLRKGKLIALIGANGIGKSTLLRTITGIQKTISGIVLLNGTNIHELDALTLAQNLSVVLTEKLPPSNLTVFELIALGRQPYTNWLGKLTDADIAKVNEAMELTQISHLATKKHFEISDGQLQKVLIARALAQDTPLIILDEPTTHLDLLHKVSLFKLLKKLTQETDKCILFSTHDIDMAIQLSDEMIIMTPETVVQDEPCNLISKGSFTSLFNNEHIIFDPEKGKFLIV; this is translated from the coding sequence ATGGAAAACAAAATCATCTTACAAGCTTCAAAAATCAGCATTGGTTATTCTCATAAAAAAGAAAAAACCATTATCGCTTCAAATATTGATTTGTCTTTGCGTAAAGGGAAATTAATTGCCTTAATTGGAGCTAACGGAATTGGAAAATCGACACTTTTACGAACGATCACAGGAATTCAAAAAACTATCTCAGGAATTGTTTTACTGAACGGAACTAACATTCACGAACTCGACGCTTTAACTTTGGCACAAAATTTAAGTGTTGTTCTAACCGAAAAATTACCACCAAGCAATCTAACCGTATTTGAATTGATTGCTTTGGGAAGACAACCTTACACGAACTGGTTAGGAAAATTAACGGATGCAGATATAGCAAAAGTAAATGAAGCTATGGAGCTAACGCAAATTAGTCATTTAGCTACTAAAAAGCATTTCGAAATCAGTGATGGACAACTGCAAAAAGTATTAATAGCAAGAGCTTTAGCTCAGGATACACCTTTAATAATTCTAGATGAACCCACAACTCATCTCGATTTACTGCACAAAGTTTCTCTTTTTAAATTGCTTAAAAAGCTAACGCAGGAAACAGACAAATGCATTCTTTTTTCTACCCACGATATTGATATGGCAATACAGTTGAGTGACGAGATGATTATTATGACTCCTGAAACAGTGGTTCAAGACGAACCTTGTAATTTAATTTCAAAAGGTAGTTTTACCAGTTTGTTCAACAATGAACATATTATTTTTGATCCAGAAAAAGGAAAGTTTCTTATTGTTTAA
- a CDS encoding tRNA (cytidine(34)-2'-O)-methyltransferase, protein MLNIVLVEPEIPNNTGNIGRLCVGTESRLHLIHPFGFVINDKNLKRSGLDYWVNLDVTEYQNVAEWKAQIPDLSRVFLMSSHADKSYLEIEFEDGDWLVFGKESKGLSAEVLSQFENHLTIPMSNLIRSFNIANSVAFVIGEAKRQISLKR, encoded by the coding sequence ATGTTAAACATCGTTTTAGTAGAACCTGAAATCCCTAATAATACTGGAAATATTGGCCGATTGTGCGTTGGTACTGAAAGTCGGTTGCATCTTATTCACCCTTTTGGATTTGTAATCAATGATAAAAACTTAAAGCGCTCCGGACTCGATTATTGGGTGAACTTGGACGTAACTGAATATCAAAATGTAGCCGAATGGAAAGCTCAAATTCCCGATTTATCTCGCGTTTTTTTAATGAGTTCTCATGCAGATAAATCGTATTTGGAAATTGAATTCGAAGATGGAGACTGGTTGGTTTTTGGTAAAGAAAGTAAAGGTTTGAGTGCTGAAGTTTTATCGCAATTTGAAAATCATTTAACCATTCCGATGTCAAACCTAATTAGAAGTTTTAATATTGCTAATTCGGTTGCTTTTGTTATTGGCGAAGCCAAGCGCCAAATTTCACTAAAAAGATAG
- a CDS encoding pseudouridine synthase yields the protein MSHSHFIIHKPYGYLSQFIYELKRKKKLLGELYDFPKGTMAIGRLDEDSEGLLLLTTDGMMSEVIRSKKVDKEYYVQVDGIINQVAIDKLKDGVEIGFNGTKYTTKRCEARLIDETPAFGARGKKIRDERHGPTSWASITVSEGKFRQVRKMTAAVGFPTLRLVRVRIGNVHLNDLQAGEVVPVDNFL from the coding sequence ATGTCCCATTCTCATTTTATTATTCACAAACCCTACGGTTATTTAAGCCAGTTTATTTATGAACTGAAACGCAAAAAGAAACTCTTGGGAGAATTGTATGACTTTCCAAAAGGGACTATGGCGATAGGGAGACTAGACGAAGATTCGGAAGGACTTTTGCTACTTACAACGGATGGAATGATGAGTGAAGTCATTAGAAGCAAAAAGGTTGATAAAGAATATTATGTGCAAGTTGATGGCATCATTAATCAAGTAGCCATTGATAAATTGAAGGATGGTGTTGAAATTGGTTTCAATGGAACTAAATACACTACCAAACGCTGCGAAGCAAGATTGATTGATGAAACTCCTGCTTTTGGAGCCAGAGGAAAAAAAATCAGAGATGAACGTCATGGTCCAACTTCTTGGGCTTCGATTACCGTTAGTGAAGGTAAATTTCGACAAGTTAGGAAAATGACTGCTGCAGTTGGATTTCCTACTTTGCGTTTAGTGCGTGTTCGAATTGGCAATGTACATCTCAATGATTTACAAGCTGGCGAAGTTGTACCCGTTGACAATTTTCTATAG